The following DNA comes from Xiphophorus hellerii strain 12219 chromosome 5, Xiphophorus_hellerii-4.1, whole genome shotgun sequence.
accactgagtagcaattgtagacaaaataaaaatagaaataaaatataacatgctgttaatataaaagcaacttagagcagtccttgcaaagattcaaaaaatgcagatacagtatgtatatgtaaatatatgtacagcaagtgtgccacagtgcagttgtgcaaaattggactgattagtgcagaacaatgatttagcttttattgtacagtgagatggcatgtggcaggaaggatgaCAATATCAAGTTTTGATGTTTACTCACTGTGCTGGCAAAAAGGAGAATAATGAGTGATTTCCAGCACTTACAAAAGACATTTATTGGTGAGGCTGAACGGGGAAAAGTTTAGCCTCTAGAGCAGGCATCTTCAAATCCAGGCCTTGAGGGTTGGTGTCCTACAGGTTTTTGATGTGGCTCTGTTCCACTATGTCCGAGtcaaataatcaggtcattagcaggactctggagagcACTAAGGAGGTAATTCAGCCGTTTGTTTgaggtgtgttgaaccagggatACATACAAGCAGGCCTGACTGGATTTGAGGACTCGTGCTCTAGAGTGATGTGAGGTCATGTGATCTGACAAGTGATGGATGCATCATGGTAAGAGACACAAAATAATCTTTGTGAAGTTATGAAGAAGCCTTTGCACAGTGGTTGTCCTATCATCAATACAAGTGAACATTTAATGCAACAGTGGAAACAAATCTTGTTAAATTGCAGGAGCTTGTTGAAATTATGCCACAAGGGCaatgtttaataaaagttaaaggtaatccaacaaaataaaagtgatttttcttttgttggcTAGGCAATGTACAAATAAGCTTATATCAATTTATATTGAGCTCCATCTCTAAGTAGAGATTTATGAGTAATGCCACATCATGggataaaacaaagaaaatacaatcaATTTCTAATAAAAAGTTAAGTAACCCATCCCATTCAAATACCAAATCAGACTCAGGTTGCAGTCAATTTACTTGCAGTACAATTCAAAGCAATAACATTTCAAGATtacaaaataatcacaaaagTGAATCATACAGAATCAGCATGCTGTATGCAAGTAACGTAAAGGTCAACAACAACGGAGAGGAACGACTATAAAAagtcctaaaaataaaaaagctcaaCACTAATAACATTAAACAGGATATAGAGACATGCAATCCTGCTCActcacaaattattttaatgtgctACTTCTGCTTATTACAGAGTCACAtggttttctttgtgtgaaTCTCCATACAGTTATGTTGTCTGTGCCTAAACCACTACCGAAACATCGGGCAGTTCTGCAGAGTGTCTGTGGCAGAGCTGTACTGGAGGACGTCGTCATAGAAACGGGTCAGTTCCTCTCGCGCATTCTTGGTGCCCCTCCCCCCTGAACTCTTGTACTTCATTGAAAGCAGCTTAGAGCACAGGTAGTGGAGCCACAACACGTTGGTGCGAGGGTGGTAGCTGCTCCACTTGTTTCTTTAgagatgaaacagaaacaagaaatcaGTACTACAGCTAAGCACTGGGGGAAAAAGTAAGATAATTCCCTGGAGTTCTCTGAGCCTGTTGTACACCCATGAACCATCACAAGGTTCCAGCGTTAGAAAAAgacttattttaaatttaaagcaacaaTAAGTGGATAACTTTGAATTAACTGTGGGTTTTCTCTAATTCACAGGCTCAAAAGTAAACAGgcccaaacaaacacacacttcccAAATAATTGGATAAATGTCTCCAGGTGATGTTGCAGAAAAGCATCTAGTATCCTTCTGACTGGATGTTAATATGTTTGGATGAATCATTTCGACTTATACAGTCATTGTGGTCAAACAGAAGAATTACTTTATCATTAATGTCTTCAGAGTTTAAATCTACAACCTGTGGGACAGTAAAcagattttaagaaataaatgtattataaCATCCTCAATATGCATCATTATTCTGCTACTCCTATGACTGAAGCCCTGAAGACTCATTTAGCATGCACCAACACCTAACATGATTCATGAAGCATCCATCATACAGATGCCAGCAACACCCAAACAAACATCTCTAAGCAGAACAGTTTCACAACATGAGCTACTAAAGCACCACTGACCCGTTTTCCTGTCTCATCAGTCTGTAGATTTCAAACTGGTAGTCTCCCTGACCCATGAAGAGCTCCTCGTCTTTTGAGATGTCACAGGAAACAGTCAGATCATCTGGAGGGAACAACATGTTCTACTGTTGGGCGGTTTTTAAGCCAAACCATGCAGCACGAGCGTTGCATGATATAACAAAAACTGACCAATTTCTAGCCTGGAGAGGGAATAGTCGATGATGCGGACCAGAACGCCTTTGGTTTCCATGCTGTGAACTTCTCCGTCGAGGAGGAATGTCCCCGTCTTCTCTCTGGTGGCTTTCACAAGCACATTCCCCCAGTGGAGGTCCCTGTATTACACAGTGAAAGTGCTCAGTATTTTAGGGTTACGGGATATCAGCATTTTAACAATATGGCTCAACTAACAGCTAGAGGTGCACCAATTAGTCATTTAGAGGTCCAAATAGCACCATTGGGTCAGAATCCCGcttcattaaatgcatcataTGTAGGAACTTCCTTTGTTTTTAGACAAAGTACTggtgaactaaatatttttagtgaagttaattgcagggtctCTAATCAcaatttctcacaaataaagcCACATTTTGAGTTCAAAAACccatttttgttgctaaattattgaatagaCAGATGTATGAGCTCAGCAACAAACATAGTTTAACTGTTATTCATCAAATTGATGCTATAATACCCATTCAGCTTTCATGTCCTTCAGGAACCCCTGGTCATTCATCCCATCCCATCGTTTTGtgaagcaaaaaataacttCTAGTGGGCCAAGACAAATGGCTGTTATGTGAAGAATATGCGAGTACCAGAAAGGTTCTGACCGAAACCTTTgcatacattaaaataataaaaaggatAGCATTTAAAACACTACATGCTAAAATCAATgtaattaatgaattaaaattaaagccTTAAAGTTCTGACCCATGCTTTGATTCATAAACCGGAATGATCGTGTAATTACCAACTTTTCTCTTGAATTCAAAACTGTTCCCCTATACAATGATGtgtaataattttatgttttattctttaataaaacaaatatttaataagcaAGTCAAGATAGAAACCGACATCAGCCAGGAAAAATCTTGGTGCATCTCTGCTGTAGGCACCGATTCGGGTTCTAGAAGAATTTAAAATCACAGATGCATCCACTTTTACTCCACCTGTGTTCGAAATGCAGCTCCTGCTCAGCAACAGCCAAGGCAACGGTGACCTGATGAAGGACGCTCTTCGCCACCACAAACGACGCCAACTTAACACAATGATGGCTTGAATTAACACATGCCAAACAAGATGAAAACTGTctcacaatgttttgttttcacatcaGATGGACACCCCAGAGCTAAAGGTTTTTTGAACTTACCGTTCCATTGCTGTTCTCCAGGTCAACGCCTCCAAACTCAAACTCAAGGATTATGAACAAGTGATCTTCCTCAAAGAAATCTGtgcaaaaattcacaaaaagaGACTccatgaaacattaaaacaaatgctGGTCCTCAAATGGTTTTTCAGCACTTTTAAATGGAGAAATgtgcttttcatttctgttcatcagccaataacaacaaaatctgaaatcttTCGATTTCAACAACATAATGGCTATTATCACTTTAAACAAACCTGGCCGGTCATTCTCAGATCCTTTGCGTTTGTCAAACGCGTCCCATGCTTTCAGGAACTCTGGTGGGTAGCAGCCTTGAACGCAATGAAGGCTGGGAGGAAACGACACGCATCGAGTTAAATCAACACAGATGAGACCTTCTCaactgaaacaaagaaataaactcACTCATTGAGTCCAATAAAGCCATGAGTCTGattctgctgcttctctttcAGGTGGCTCAGCTCcctggtgaaaaaaaaacatccgaTCAAAGCTCGTCATCATTGCAGCTCAGCTGGACGATTCTGAAGTGGCTTCAAATTCTCCTCATTCTCAATGGCTACATGTAGACATCACAGTCTGGCTATTCTGGGAATGTACCTAGAATACCACTCACTTGGAGATAATAATCTCAGGAAGGATTTCTCCAAAGGTCTTCTGGTCCTCTCCATTCACCTTCttgctgccctctagtggaataacctgaaaacaaaagagTGAGTGTACTGTACTGTTAAAGTACACAGTTTCATTTGTGACTAACCggaattttgtgaaaaattattttagcattGATTTCTCACTCAGAGATTGATATTCAGTGAGCGTATCCTAATAGGGAAATACTGTAATGCTTTAAACAGCTGATGTTCTTCATTACAGATGACAGGACAATGGTCATTTGGATGCATGTTCAGACTTTGGGTGGACAGACAAATATAGACCAATGTATGaatggatttaaaaacaaaaaaaaacaatgaattatgaaaataaaaacagatagaAGGATTGCTGaactacagtacagaccaaaagtttggacacaccttctaattcaatgggttttctttattttcatgactatttataaggcaagaaatcccacttattaacctgacagggcatacctatgaagtgaaaaccatttcaggtgactacctcttgaagctcatcaagaaaatgcagagtgtgtgcaaagcagtaatcgcagcaaaaggttgctactttgaaaatataaggggtattttcagttgttttacacgtttttgtttagtgcatattttcacatgtgttattcatagttttgatgccttcagtgtgaatctacaatgtcaatagtcatgaaaataaaggaaactcattgaattaaaaggtgtgtccaaacttttggtctgtactgtatgttgacAGACAACTGTCAAACAGGGCCGGGAATAAAGTCTGGAGATGCTGCAATTTTTCTattctgttttacttttccaATAATTATGCAAATCTGCgaaaatatttcaatgaaaTCCTGCagatcaaattttttttaagtgaaaccTCTTTGCTCTAAGTGAAGCATGTTAAGGGTAGATGATAATGCACATACTTTGAGAGCCACCATCTCTCCCGCGGCGTTGGTGGTAGAGAAGACCTCCCCAAATGTTCCTTCACCAATCTTCACACACCGCTTCATCCGGTGAGGGAGAATACACTCTTCCCAGGACAGAGGACACTGCTGGCCGCACTCAGCATACACTTTTTCAGCATCTGTCAGATCTTGATCTTCACACACAAccttaacaaaaaaataaataaaaactataacatTATTCCATAACATGTCAGTAGGTGTGTGTACTGAATGTTTTACCAGGGAGTGCTGGTGAAGCAGCTGCGCCTGGAGGCGTTTGGGCAGTGGAGGGGGTAGTGGACTGGTAAAGAGATCCTGGCTCATGTATGGTGGCCTCATCTTTAGGGGAGTGGACGTCGGTGACCCAGCCACACTCCTTGGAGTGAGTTGCACTGACGAGAGGAAGAGAAGTGGGGGGGAGGGGTCGGTCAATAACAATCACATCTGAATATTTTGCGTCGCACCACTTAGAAATGCTGTGAGATATTATTACCCCTGCTTTTGCGATGAACAGAGAGTGCAGCTTTGAGGCGGCCCCaggtgtgtgtgctgggtgtgAAATCAGTCAGCAGAGATGACAGGTTGAGCGGATTCATCCTCGGTGGAGTACAGAAATTGACTGCAGCTGCCAGCAACTCCTATAAATAAAGTGTGTTAACTTCATAAAGACACAATTCCTGCTTGGTTTGTGATTATGAGAAGCACTTGGGACAAATACAActagagaacaaaaaaaacaaacaaacaaacaaaaaagaatagaTCATGCTGTGAAGATGCATCAGGAGAGACAGAcaaattgcacaaaaatgaTTGGAAGATGGATAAAACTTAATACAGGAAAACCCTGAAAGAAAATCTCTGGGTTGCAGCAGACTTCCAGCAGGAGAACCCAAAACACAcagtaagaaagaaaagagaaccgATTAACTCCAAGCATGTTCAAGTGACAGAAcagcccagtcaaagcccagtcTCCAATTGATCTCCAAATCAAAATGAGAATTTTTGTCTtggaaattcaaaataattctCTATGAAGTAGAaaactgaatacatttttttcttgtagctCAACCTCAGTTTGGTCTGTTGCATAAAATATCAGTGAAATTAACCTCAGTtattgaaatgtgacaaaatgtgaaaaggcaTGTGTGAATATTTGCACTCTAGCCGTCATCAGTTTTGACTcggatgtgtttgtgtgtgtgcgacTCTCACATCAGTGTGCGTGGAAATCAGCTCGTTGATGCTGCAGTTCACAGCTGTGCTGGTGCCCTGCTTCTTCCTGAACGCCTGCGCTCCAGCAGCGCCCCTGTTCTTCCAGCGGCTCACGCTCATTCCGCTAACACACGCCTTCCTCGCCATCCCGCTCCTGTCTGATGATGGGCTCCTCTGTTTGGGGGCCCGAGACCCCTTCTCTCTGTTGGGGAAACTTTTGATGGATTTTTTGACTTCTTTATTAGAGCTGATGCTTTTTGAAGCAGTTCTCAGGGAGCTGGCGTCTTCACTGCACTCATTGTCGGAGAAATGACCGGTCTGGTCATCACTAGATGAGTCTGAGAAGCTGGTTAAAGATTTAAGCGTACCATCTTTCGGCTGCAAAATGTCTGTCAACTCTGAAAGAGATAGTTTATTGACTTTAACAACAGCACATGAGGTCAACGAAGCCTCCTTCAGCTCTGAAATGTCCGACGACTCTGCTTTAGTTTCTGGATTGTGTTCATACTGCGAGCCCTGGAGATGCAGCTGAGAGAGTGAAAGTTTCTTTATCTGAACCACGCATTCCTCTGTACATATTGTGCTCTTTGCCGTTTTGGCATCTTCATCGGTTAACCGTGTTGGTGCTCCTCTGGCAGCTGGGGATTGTGTCTCCATTATTTCCTCATAGCTGTTTTGAGCGTCCAAGTTCTCCCCGTTTACTTCTCCGCTGAAGAGTTCAGGAAATTTCAAAACATTCACAACGTGGTCATCACTGGCTGAATCTGCAATGTCCATATTAGAAACTGGTGACCCGTAATCGCTGGTTTTACTGATACGAACCGATTCTtctaaacaaaaatcaaaagtttgaCTCCAATCTGTGGAAGAAGGTACTACTTTTGATTCGGGGCTCAATAGCTCCAAGCAGGATGAGTCTGAGGTCTGACTGGAAAGCTGAGTAGTGGGGATGAAGTTTAATCTCTGTAGCTGAACCGTACAGGGCTGGCTCAGACATCTCTCCTTCAGAGCCTCGATCAACCACTCCAACCTTCCTGCTGCCGATACAAACACACTGCTGCTTTCAATTTCTGACTTCCCACTGTCCAAGTCTCCGCGGTGGCATTCGGCATCGTTGCTGCAAACCCTTCTGCCTGactcagaaaataaatcaagcGACTGTTCCTCACTGTGATGCAGATTTGCTTCTTTCTGCAAGGAAAGTGATGCAGGAAGTCGCAGTAAATCTGGGTCTTCTTGGAAAGTGTTCAACACGCCTATAGAGCTGCCCAGAGCAGACGGAGGAGAGGCAACCTGACTGGGGAACTTTGGGTGTCTTCGCTTGTTGAAGTTGGGCATCGAGGGCGTGGAGCAGAAGATGGGTTTGCTCGGAACGGATCCGAGGCTGTTCTCTGCTAACTCGTTAAGGGAGATCTCTCTGAAAGGCTCGGTGGACCTTGGAGCATTCACTGAGTTCTCTGCGCTTGACAGGCCAAACACTGGAGGGGCCCTACGTCTCCTGGAGGGATGTTGATTCACGCTGGAACCAAATGGTCTGGAAATGAAGTCGTCTGACGAGTTGAGTAAACTGACTGTAGCTTCAGGTTTGGTGGAAGCGGCGCGTCTGCGACGGGTTACGAAGCGGCCACCAGACGGAAGGCGAACACTGGCATAAGAAAAAGGAGATACAAAGAGTATTTGCTCTATGCTTTTTATGCAATTGTTATTCTGAAGTgttattttgttggttttggCTTTGTGTTTATTATGTGCTTCATCATCAACATGCCTATGAGACAAGAGGTGGAAATTAGCCAAACTGGCTATAATCTTGTGTATTTACATGCAAGTATTCATTAATAGGTATtgtcccatttttaaaaaataaagttgaactTCCATTTCATAATACTGGACACCAACTGACCACATACCTGGAGTTCATCCTCGTTTTAGCTTGGATTTTTTGCAGTTTCGGTACAGATGTTTCGCTCTCACTCTCACTGGTGGTAAAAACTCCCCGACCTCTCCGTCTTGTGAACACAGGTACAGATCCTATCTGTTTTGACCTGATAAAGTACAGATCGTATCAGAAAGACAGCAGGGCAAGCAGAATTCAGAACACCTCACGAGGCTAGGGAAATTTTTAAGGCAAGGTACAAAGAGTTGAAATTGCTCTAACTTAAAATCATGCtagtagaaaatatttacatgaaCCAAACACAGACCTGGTTGTTTTTCTACGCTTTGTGGGTAAAGGCGGCTTCATGATGCTCTCCCCATAGTTGCTGGTCTCCGATTGACACAGAACGGCCTTCTGCTTACTACTGGAAACACCTCTGTTCTTCCCTCTATGTAGCAAGAGGTAAATGTACATTATATCAGCAAATACTGTGATTGTTAGAccaaaacagttgaaaaacaTGTCATGATGTTGAAAGTTTCACTGCAAAgttcaataaaatcaaacatacGTTCCCCCGAAAAAGGTTTCTACACACTTTCAactttacaatcacaaacttgaATGTGGTCTAATGGGATCTTATGTGACAGAGAATAAATGAATACACTTTATTAATCAGAGAGGCCCAACTTTGtattctatcaaataaaatcctaataaaatacactgacatTTGCAGTTGTAAAGTGACAGAATGTGATTTAATTTAGCAGGTGTTAATACTTTTTGGAGGCACTGGAAATAATAtccaatgaaaagaaaatgaaattgaGATTAGTTTTCTCACACACCGAGTTTTCTTGGTCGGTGCCGGATTAGGAGGAGATGGACCAGTGTTCTCCTCATCAGTCATGTTTTTATCAGTGAAGCTCTTCAAGCACAGCATGGCTTTTTTCTTGGCAGGACGGTCTGCTCTTTGACCGTCATCCGTTGTGTACCTTCCCCTGTAACATTACAAACACAAGAAGAGAGGGTGTAAAATGCAGAGgtgttgaaacaaaaacaaacattgcaaGTTCCTGTCAGACTGTTATGGTCCAATCTCACTGGATGATCAGTGAGCTTCCAATCTCAAGATGAGATTCTGGATTAAACTcatacaaaaaatttattttaaagctattggcttcatgatttttttttatacatgaaTCTTGCAAGAAATTCTTAAGAACTCCCCTGAACAAAAAGGGGGAaaactattttataaaatgGAATTTAGTTTGACACTACTTTTTGGTATAAATTTTGACAATTTTATTCCAAGTTAAGGAATTgacttgaaaaaagacaaattaaagtGACAATTTATGAAACCTGAATACAAATGATCTTAAAAGAAAGTCCATATTTTTCCAGATCTTTTCTGAGTGCATGAATTATGCAGCTCTGCAGAATTAAGTCAGAACATGCATTCAAAGATATACGTATTGATTCAAATAATTAAGACCGTGAGAGGCAGAGTTTCCGCTGAGTAAACACTTCATAATTACACGAGTTGAGTCCAGACATTTAATTTTGCATAGGATATTTAACCCAGTCTGTTGTACAAATATGAGCAGTAAGAATGTTGGAGCCAGGATGAGGCCTTGAACCCACCGTGCCTTGCGGGGTTTTGCGGCCTCAAGCACAGACAAGTCATCAGATGACGGGGTGCTGTCGAAAGCCTTCCTTCGGTCTTCAGGAGAAATCCAAGCCGAAACCTTCCGCCTCAGCTTACCGTAGGTTTTCAGAAACATCGGCTCAAATGGCTTCATGTTTCACATAAATTCAGCTAGAGCCGTGTTTAGGATCTAAAGTTGtcaaaaatacaacagaaacgACGTGAAACCGCCTGACGTTGCTACAGAAAGAAGTTCTTCTTGAGAgctgattaaaatattaacacacCTACgcagtttttaaacaaattctAGCAGAATGATTTATTCAAGTAAGAGGCAAAGCGTGTCTTACGTGCTTTCCTGTGGGATGAATCTTCTCTCCATTCGAAACATCCAAGAACCGCTTCTTGTTCAAATTTCCGTAACAACGGTGATTGGTCAAAAACTCGTGTAAGTGTCACTACAGCGCCGCCGAATGGATCGGAGTAATTACAACATGTGGACCATAATATAGGTCCACATGTTGTAAATGTAGGCAAATGCACATATTACATagaaatattagaataaaaagttaattaaatttttaatctaattaattaccttatataaaattgtaatataaatataaaaacaatttgatgATGACATCTttctgtccgtccatccataGGTTTATGACAACATAAACCTAAGTactgcattaaataaataacccaTTAGTTTTTGAGTCATGGTTTTattacaaagaaagaaagaaagaaacgatttttcttactttatagaggaaaaacacatacttttttttttttactcagaacAATGAACCCTGCATTTACTAAACAActcttgtttaaaaaagaatgcTCTCTGCCAGAGATTACGTTTGAATCCAACCTGACAATGTGtgtaataatttgatttaacCACCAGGGGTCCTTACACTACCACACTATTCCTGTCTGTATTTTCAAACCCAAATGTTTAGCAGAAATCTTTCATTGATGTGAAGAAGAATCACGAAGACTGTTTTTACCATCatgaatggattttatttaagatttacaCTTAAAAATCGAACAAAGAAAGCAaggattaaaacatttcttaatattttaaaggtttttttcagtctgtaaCTGTAAAGGAAACCAAGAAGGACTTCAATGTACCTTCATTGCTCGTAATGAATATAATTTTTCAGTGAAACTCTCAGCTCAGATAAGGTGTTtacttctgagaaaaaaaaatcaattaagcTTAAGATAAGCATCTGTGTCATGACAGAGATTATTTTAACTAAGTTATTCttagataaataataaatcacacaCGGCTGTAACATGTTAAAAAGGAAACACATCTGTATCCTTTTCCACAGCAtttatgtttcctgtttttcacTCAATTTATTGTCACATTAACACTTTTGTTCTTTGCCTTGTTGTTTTGGAAGGATTTGTTCCTTTCCCTTCTTTTACTTCATTCTATTTCCATGATATTAGAAAATGAGACGCCTTTGCAACCTTTGGAGCTTCATTCAATATTCCCAGACTCTGTCCAATGTTGACAGTACTTAGCaaagaaagtaaagaaatgtATGCTTGGTTGATTATATTTCTTGGCAATACAGTTTATGAAATCTGTTTATTTCCCTTTAAATGGCACCAAGTTTGTGGTGTGCTATGGAATACAAGTCAATCCTGTGCAAAATTGAGCcacaattatttcaaaaatggtTTGATAAAGTTTCTTGGTGAATCAGTGTAAGCAAAAGGGGACATATTTAGAGTTTTTACATCACTATTACATTCCCATTATTTCAAAATAGCCATCTTAGCCATTTTACTGCATGAAGTAAGAGAActcagttttcttcattttcggACTctgataaaagcaaaaaatctgGCTTCTGTCCTCTGCCAAAAAGACACCAGACAACACAGGACCATTGTTTTCCTGAGATCACATGCTCACCTCCATCTCGTCATATTGGTCTGACTTTCTTGAGACAAAGTGTTTTTATCAGCCagtatggtaaaaaaaaaaaaaaattaaatgttat
Coding sequences within:
- the haspin gene encoding uncharacterized protein haspin — translated: MKPFEPMFLKTYGKLRRKVSAWISPEDRRKAFDSTPSSDDLSVLEAAKPRKARGRYTTDDGQRADRPAKKKAMLCLKSFTDKNMTDEENTGPSPPNPAPTKKTRGKNRGVSSSKQKAVLCQSETSNYGESIMKPPLPTKRRKTTRSKQIGSVPVFTRRRGRGVFTTSESESETSVPKLQKIQAKTRMNSSVRLPSGGRFVTRRRRAASTKPEATVSLLNSSDDFISRPFGSSVNQHPSRRRRAPPVFGLSSAENSVNAPRSTEPFREISLNELAENSLGSVPSKPIFCSTPSMPNFNKRRHPKFPSQVASPPSALGSSIGVLNTFQEDPDLLRLPASLSLQKEANLHHSEEQSLDLFSESGRRVCSNDAECHRGDLDSGKSEIESSSVFVSAAGRLEWLIEALKERCLSQPCTVQLQRLNFIPTTQLSSQTSDSSCLELLSPESKVVPSSTDWSQTFDFCLEESVRISKTSDYGSPVSNMDIADSASDDHVVNVLKFPELFSGEVNGENLDAQNSYEEIMETQSPAARGAPTRLTDEDAKTAKSTICTEECVVQIKKLSLSQLHLQGSQYEHNPETKAESSDISELKEASLTSCAVVKVNKLSLSELTDILQPKDGTLKSLTSFSDSSSDDQTGHFSDNECSEDASSLRTASKSISSNKEVKKSIKSFPNREKGSRAPKQRSPSSDRSGMARKACVSGMSVSRWKNRGAAGAQAFRKKQGTSTAVNCSINELISTHTDELLAAAVNFCTPPRMNPLNLSSLLTDFTPSTHTWGRLKAALSVHRKSRVQLTPRSVAGSPTSTPLKMRPPYMSQDLFTSPLPPPLPKRLQAQLLHQHSLVVCEDQDLTDAEKVYAECGQQCPLSWEECILPHRMKRCVKIGEGTFGEVFSTTNAAGEMVALKVIPLEGSKKVNGEDQKTFGEILPEIIISKELSHLKEKQQNQTHGFIGLNDLHCVQGCYPPEFLKAWDAFDKRKGSENDRPDFFEEDHLFIILEFEFGGVDLENSNGTLASFVVAKSVLHQVTVALAVAEQELHFEHRDLHWGNVLVKATREKTGTFLLDGEVHSMETKGVLVRIIDYSLSRLEIDDLTVSCDISKDEELFMGQGDYQFEIYRLMRQENGNKWSSYHPRTNVLWLHYLCSKLLSMKYKSSGGRGTKNAREELTRFYDDVLQYSSATDTLQNCPMFR